The nucleotide sequence CATCCACAAAATCGGCTAAGGTTGTCCCGAGGTCATTCATTAGTTCAAAAAGAGGCGAGTGTGGTATGGTGAGGCCGTTTACACTCTTTAGTTTTAGTTCTTTCGCTATCCGGTTTTCGAAGATAACACCAAACTGACTATCGAGGCTTTCTGTATCATCAACCTGATTGAATATGACGCGAATAGCGTCAGTATCAACACCAATGTTCTTCAACATCTTGATGGTTGATATGGTGTCAATTTGCTGCTTGCTTTGTGGCGTGACAGGTACAATGTAGTAGTCTATATCCTCGTGAGATCCGCTGTTTTTTTCAAGGTTTTGTAGCCACTTTTCAATGTTCGATGCGCCAACATCAATGATAAGCAGGTCATGCATATCAATTTCTTCTTGCACAGCGATTAAGTTAGCGCTCGACATGGTCTTATCTTCGGAGCCGTCATTATTGATGGTCTCTAGTTTTAATACATGGGCTTCAGGAAGGCGGGGTTTTAGTAGGCTATCTACTACCGTGGTTTTTCCAACGTTGCCAGAGGTATTGACAACTGCAATTTTTAAATATTGATTCATTTTTTATTTCTCCGTGACCTAATGTTCGCAGCGGTAGTAACTTTCATTATTAGACTTTGTGTAGTTTGAGTTCCCATATTGAGCACTTCATCTAAAGTAAGGTTTGCTTCGATAGCATCTTGATAGATATCTTTACTCAGATGCGGAATATTTCTCTTCCAGTGATTGAAATCATTCTCATCGAGTGATTCTGAATCAACCATAGAAGCTACTTCTTTTTCTTTTGATGGTGTATCAGCTTTATTTTTTCCTCTAGCACGGCTTAGCATCTGCCTAAATACACCATAGCTAACGGCCTGATCTGCTGTGGTTAGATGAAAATTAATTCTCTCTACCATGAATTTATAGCTGTAGCCCATAGAATACAGTCTATCTATTACATCGACATACCTAGCCATTACCTTTTGTTTAGATATTCCTTTCTTGCTAAGTTCGTCAGAAATCTGTTTTAGATTTTCTTCCATCGCTTAACTCCCATATTTAAACTCCCGTTTAGGGCTTTATTTTAGGCTGTATGTTTTGTGAACTGCAATAGTGTAGACACTGTGTTGACAGAGTGATAACACGCGATGCGATTCAAGCCAGTTTTTGAACTGAAAGTGTTGTAAATCTGATAACAGAGTGACGCAAAAGTGTTGACACGTCTTATACTTACCATGGAAAAAGAGGCACGCTGTCGATGTATACAAATCTCGTTCCTCGGTCTATATACATCGCGTGCTTAGGGGGATGCCCCCTAATACCCCATAGAATGAAAGCAGTGAGTTATCAATGAATAATAAGTCTCATGTCATTTCTTTTAGATTAAGTGATGAAGAGTTTAAACCGTATAAAGAAGCACTCGATAGCACAGGGCTTTCTAAGTCTGAATTCTTCAGGAGTGTATTTCTGAAGGGACAGTATCACTTTGAGGTTAGAGAAAATCCTCCGATGGAGTATGATAAATTACTATTTATATTCAACAAAAGTAGCAATAATCTAAATCAGATTTCGAGAAAGATTAATCAGTCTCACCGCTCCGGTATTGTGTCAGAAAGATTATATTTGAATGCTGTTAATCAGCTAGTTTCCATCGAGCAGTTAATGATGAGTGTGATTGATGCTGGCAAGAGTTAGTGGCGGTGATAGTGGTGTCATAGAGTACTTGGAACAAGGAATTAAAAATGGGCGTGAGCAGTCAAGAGATGAGCTTGATTTGCGTCATCCCATTGATGGAAATATTGCTTTGACGCAGTGCATGATTAAACAAATGGCTGATGAAAATCAGAAGAATAATTATCTACATATCACCTTAAGTTTTGCTGAAAAGGACATCACATCAGAGAAAATGCAAGCTGCGTATAGTGAATATAAAGAAACTGTATTAGCCGCATACAGCGAAGACGAAGTGAATGTTTACGCTGAGATCCATTACCCCAAGGTAAAATCTTATACCGACAAGCGTACAGGCGAGACGATTCAACGGCACCCGCATATTCATATGGTGATACCCACTAAAAACCTTGCAAGCGGTAAGGCACTAGCACCCTTCGGTCGCTACAAAGACAACATCGATTACCACGATGCGATTCAAGAACATGTGAATCGTAAGTTTGAGTTAGATTCACCCTATGATCACCAACGCGACTATCGTATATCCGGTCGAGATGAGTTTATCAGTCGTTATAAAGGCGACGACTTTAAAGGCAACAACCGCAAGCTGAAACAGGAGTTGGCCGATCGTATTATGAGCGGCGAAATACGTACAAGTGAAAAGCTGCACAGCGCCTTAGCAGATATTGGTGAGGTTCGATACGATAAACAGTCCGACGGTAGTACACACTTAAGCGTTAAGCCATTCGGTGAGGCGCGTTTTAGTCGGTTTAAGGAGCCGATTTTTTCCCCTGCTATGCTCGATGGGCAGCAACTACGACAAAAGCCCTCGCAAGAGGTGGTAGAAGCAACAGTGCATGAGTGGCGAACATGCCGTTCTCTCGAAGTGAAATACATTCACCCGAGCTCTGCAAAAAAAAGAGGCGCTTATCGCGATCTCGACGAAGACGCTAAGTTAGCGGCTTTGTCTCAACAACACAGTGAAAACCTAACGCACTATAACTTATCACCTAGAGGACAAGACGACCCCACAACCAATGCCACCATAAGCTTTAAAGGTGCCAATCATAAGCTGAAAAAGGCAATTGTTTTCGGTTTGAAAAATGAGGCTGTTACTAGCGAACGTGACTATGTCACTTTTTTGAAAAAGTTCGGTGACGTTAAGTTAGCTAAGGCTGGAACGGATGATCGTTACTACAAAGTAAAACCGCAAGGCACGAATCGCTTTGTAAGGCTGAAAGAGGACGTTTTCAAGCCAACACAGTTCACCAAACTGACCCATCGAGACAACGCGAGCGCAAGCAAACAGAAGCTGCACGCACAAGCACTAACACTCAGTCAAGTTATGACAGTTAAGCCTGACACTTTAAGCCATTCAACGGACACAACAGAAAAGGTAATCAATGAACCAGAACGAAACCCCACCGACGACATCATCAGTCAACATATTCGAGCGCACCGACAAGCGCACGGTCACAAGCCCCGTTTTAAACCAACTAAATTCAGAAAACCCCAGAGCTTTGCCAACGTGTCTCGCGGCTTGCCAAGCCTGTCCGAACGTACTTTGGATGGAAGTCGGAAAGCAGAACGACCCCAATACACCTCTTCGGAGCGACGAAACCAGCGCGCAGGCGTTTTGTTTGATCATGCGCGTCATAATTTGGTCAAAAGGGGAGAACGAAATCCCAATCCTGAATTGCGACGGAATGTACCTGACAGACGACTAACCAGTGAGATCGTTTTTAATTACCGAAAAGCTCAGGAAAGCGCTCAATGTCAAACTCTGCGCGAAATAACGTTAAAGCGCGTCATTGACCCAGAACGTGTTTTATCGCGTTTAAAGACCACTCACGGCCTGTATGGGCATGAGTACGAAGCAAAACGAACAAAGTTTGGCGCAAAGATCAGCAAGAACGGTGCGTTAATCCCTGTAGAACGCTTTTTGCAGACAGAGATAAACATGACCGCCAAGGAGGCTAAGCAGTACCTCAAAGAGACGTATCGAGAGCAGCGCAACGATCAGGATGCGCATTTTGCCTTAAACCAGTTGGCCTTCGTTTCCAATCATGGCCGTAATCACAATAACCCCCGCGCTACCCTCGCTATTTTTTCTCGGTTACAAGCAAAGGAGCGCTATAACATGAGATACGAAACAATGAGTGATAAAAACGAAAAGAACTTTCTAGAAGAAGAGCATGAACAAGATGATGTCACCATGACGCATATTCATGAGCAACTACAAAAACAGCGTCAGCTGATGCAAAACCTGACTATGCGCATGCCAGATGTGATGGCCGTACCGGATAAAAAAGACAGTACCAAGATCGATTTTCACCACAAAGACAGTGCCGACAAAAAGCCGCTCTTTCGCGACGAGGGAGAAAAGATTTCGTTTGATCGCAATGCCGATGATAACGCGGTACATGTCGGTTTACAGCTCGCCGCTGAAAAATTTGGAGCCGTTAAAATCAAAGGAACAAAAGCCTTTAAAGAGCAAGTCCTCGACATTGCAGCAGCCAAGGACATGAACATTCGTTTTGCAGACAAAAACATGCAGCGTGAGTTCATCGAACGAAAACAAACGTTCAAGGTCGCCGAGTCGATGACCAACGCGACGGCCATGAATACCAATGAAACCATCGATAGTTTAAAAGGTCGCGCTATAGAACTACACGATCGTTCCAACCACACACAGGACACGCTTGTAAAAGAGAGTTTGCAAGAGCAGGTGAAAACAATAACGCAAAACCAACTACCAAAGCTCACCGATCAATCTCCGTTTGATAAAACAACCCATCCAGACCTGCATTCACAGTTTGAAAATGGTGTGATTACTCACCTAGAGAACATTGCCAACAAGGTGAAGAGTGAACAGGGTCAGCAAAAAGGCCAACAAGTTACGGATTTTGGTGCAGCGCCTTACCAAGATGATCCCAAAAACAGTGACTCTTATTTCATCGAGCTAAACGGTAAAAAAAAGGTTTGGGGCGTTGGTTTGCAGGATGCTATAGGTAAAACGCAGCTAAGGGTGGGTGATTTCATTACACTCAACAATAAAGGCAAAGAAGCGGTTACTGTCGAAGTAGACGAAAGAAATGATAACGGCGATATTATCGGCACGAAGACAATAGAGACTCACCGCAATGCTTGGTCTATCGTCAAACATCCGAATCTCTCTGAGCATCACAGCAACCAGCAAGCTGAAAAAGAGAATATGGACGCTAACCTCAACGAGATGACCGAAGACGGTCAACAAGAAAAATTAACTGAATCTGTTAGAACATTGAAAAGCCAATTGTTACGCTCTTCTAGTGATACCGAAGCACAAGCGATAGTCACCGCTGCCGAACAACGCAAACATGGCGACATCGAAGGAATGAACGAGACCTTGAAGGATGGTTTAGACGTTGAACTACCCGCTGATTGGAATGGTAAGATTACACTTGCGAACAGTCGTATGGTGTTCGATGGAAGTGTAGAAAAGGCACAACCTGTTAAAGAAGGAGAGTCTCCTGAATTCAGGGGCGTTTATGCTGAGCGTACCAACGGAGAAAAAGCGTTTTTGCGGGACTGTTACGACAAAAATCACGCGGAACAATTAGCGAAGCAACTCATGACTGTTGATGCCCTAGCCCAATCGGACACACAAAAGGTAGAAGAAACACTCAAAACTATAAAAGATCTGGAATCCATCGAAACTCAATCCGAGGATGAGCAAGCAGAGCAGTACGTCACGACATCAAAGAGTGGAACACCGCATATCAACAACAACGGCGGACGGTTCAAGGTTGAATATGTCTGGAATGACACTGATCAGCACATTGATATGACCGTTAACGGTCAGCCCCCATCAGAAGTACTCGATAGTGATAAAATACGTGCTTTAAAACAAGTTGATGATTTTGCGGCGAAATTCAATGACCAACAGCTTAAATCTGGTCAATTAGACATGAAACAAGCTCAAGGCGCTACGCCTGTGAATCAAGACTATGACAACGAAATGAAACCAATTCGCGACAGCGACACCAAAGCGGCTGTAATGAATTGATCAAAACAAAGAGCAGAGCTGATCGCCTGTTTTTGCGTAAACGCAAAAATGAGCATGTAAGATTATTGCGAATCATAACGCAATAATCTCTTCTTGAGTTGATAATGCACGGCTACAAAATCAATATTTGCTTGCCCTTCATCGCTAGCCGCTTTGGGTTCAAAGGGCACCTCCAATTAGAGTCGAATGCCCCCGAATCTCCTTTTGTCGGGGGCTTCTTTCCAACTATTCTTGTCGTTCCTTTTTTAAAAAGCGCCTTAAAGCAAGGTACGCTGGAAACAAATCAATTGCCATCCAAGTTGAAGCCAATCCGGCATGAGCGACACACAGCCAAAAACACACTAACGCAAGTGTGTGATCTAATTGAATATTCTCTATGCCCAAATAGAGCGATAAAGAGCCCAATAAGCAACCTAAGCTAGCCCAAGCGACAATCCGATTGTGTTTTCCCCGAAGCGACGCATAAAGCATAATAAGTGCGGTAAAGGCTATGACTGGCTCCCACAATGAGTCTAACAATGCTTCCATTAGTAAATTCCCTTATGTGT is from Thaumasiovibrio subtropicus and encodes:
- the stbB gene encoding StbB family protein yields the protein MNQYLKIAVVNTSGNVGKTTVVDSLLKPRLPEAHVLKLETINNDGSEDKTMSSANLIAVQEEIDMHDLLIIDVGASNIEKWLQNLEKNSGSHEDIDYYIVPVTPQSKQQIDTISTIKMLKNIGVDTDAIRVIFNQVDDTESLDSQFGVIFENRIAKELKLKSVNGLTIPHSPLFELMNDLGTTLADFVDDDTDYKAAIRAASKEERAELSARRTGVRLAKNFNEKLDHVYANLKIEAQ
- a CDS encoding LPD7 domain-containing protein, translating into MLARVSGGDSGVIEYLEQGIKNGREQSRDELDLRHPIDGNIALTQCMIKQMADENQKNNYLHITLSFAEKDITSEKMQAAYSEYKETVLAAYSEDEVNVYAEIHYPKVKSYTDKRTGETIQRHPHIHMVIPTKNLASGKALAPFGRYKDNIDYHDAIQEHVNRKFELDSPYDHQRDYRISGRDEFISRYKGDDFKGNNRKLKQELADRIMSGEIRTSEKLHSALADIGEVRYDKQSDGSTHLSVKPFGEARFSRFKEPIFSPAMLDGQQLRQKPSQEVVEATVHEWRTCRSLEVKYIHPSSAKKRGAYRDLDEDAKLAALSQQHSENLTHYNLSPRGQDDPTTNATISFKGANHKLKKAIVFGLKNEAVTSERDYVTFLKKFGDVKLAKAGTDDRYYKVKPQGTNRFVRLKEDVFKPTQFTKLTHRDNASASKQKLHAQALTLSQVMTVKPDTLSHSTDTTEKVINEPERNPTDDIISQHIRAHRQAHGHKPRFKPTKFRKPQSFANVSRGLPSLSERTLDGSRKAERPQYTSSERRNQRAGVLFDHARHNLVKRGERNPNPELRRNVPDRRLTSEIVFNYRKAQESAQCQTLREITLKRVIDPERVLSRLKTTHGLYGHEYEAKRTKFGAKISKNGALIPVERFLQTEINMTAKEAKQYLKETYREQRNDQDAHFALNQLAFVSNHGRNHNNPRATLAIFSRLQAKERYNMRYETMSDKNEKNFLEEEHEQDDVTMTHIHEQLQKQRQLMQNLTMRMPDVMAVPDKKDSTKIDFHHKDSADKKPLFRDEGEKISFDRNADDNAVHVGLQLAAEKFGAVKIKGTKAFKEQVLDIAAAKDMNIRFADKNMQREFIERKQTFKVAESMTNATAMNTNETIDSLKGRAIELHDRSNHTQDTLVKESLQEQVKTITQNQLPKLTDQSPFDKTTHPDLHSQFENGVITHLENIANKVKSEQGQQKGQQVTDFGAAPYQDDPKNSDSYFIELNGKKKVWGVGLQDAIGKTQLRVGDFITLNNKGKEAVTVEVDERNDNGDIIGTKTIETHRNAWSIVKHPNLSEHHSNQQAEKENMDANLNEMTEDGQQEKLTESVRTLKSQLLRSSSDTEAQAIVTAAEQRKHGDIEGMNETLKDGLDVELPADWNGKITLANSRMVFDGSVEKAQPVKEGESPEFRGVYAERTNGEKAFLRDCYDKNHAEQLAKQLMTVDALAQSDTQKVEETLKTIKDLESIETQSEDEQAEQYVTTSKSGTPHINNNGGRFKVEYVWNDTDQHIDMTVNGQPPSEVLDSDKIRALKQVDDFAAKFNDQQLKSGQLDMKQAQGATPVNQDYDNEMKPIRDSDTKAAVMN
- a CDS encoding plasmid mobilization protein — translated: MNNKSHVISFRLSDEEFKPYKEALDSTGLSKSEFFRSVFLKGQYHFEVRENPPMEYDKLLFIFNKSSNNLNQISRKINQSHRSGIVSERLYLNAVNQLVSIEQLMMSVIDAGKS